A genomic region of Magnolia sinica isolate HGM2019 chromosome 6, MsV1, whole genome shotgun sequence contains the following coding sequences:
- the LOC131248873 gene encoding annexin D4-like: MAHSLAIEEFEALTRAFSGFGVDEKSIITVLSKWHPEQRKSFRKSCPQFFKEDDRFFERWEDYHISILEREFARFKKAMILCTLHPSERDARLAYEVIHKGQPLGILIEIACTRSSEELLGARRAYHSLFNHSLEEDVAYHVRGANRSLLVALVSSYRYEGTCVKKEIAGSEAKTLGKAIKEASMKKLIENEDVVRILSTRSKLQLKVTFDEYKEMFGEAIDKVQ; the protein is encoded by the exons ATGGCTCATTCCCTTGCCATAGAAGAGTTTGAGGCGCTCACACGAGCTTTCTCAG GATTTGGCGTGGACGAGAAATCCATAATCACAGTATTATCAAAATGGCACCCCGAACAGCGGAAATCATTCCGGAAGAGCTGCCCCCAATTTTTCAAAGAGGATGATCGGTTCTTTGAGAGGTGGGAAGATTATCACATCAGTATATTGGAAAGGGAATTTGCCCGATTtaag AAAGCCATGATACTATGCACTTTGCATCCATCGGAAAGAGACGCTCGCTTGGCTTATGAAGTCATACACAAGGGCCAGCCATTGGGCATCCTTATAGAGATCGCTTGCACCCGATCGTCCGAAGAGCTCTTGGGTGCGAGGAGGGCATATCATTCCCTTTTCAACCACTCTCTTGAGGAAGACGTCGCTTATCATGTCAGGGGAGCCAACCGAAGT CTCTTGGTTGCATTGGTGAGCTCTTATAGATATGAGGGAACATGTGTGAAAAAAGAGATTGCGGGATCAGAGGCCAAGACCCTCGGTAAGGCTATTAAGGAAGCGAGCATGAAGAAGCTCATCGAAAATGAAGATGTGGTAAGGATTCTATCTACAAGAAGCAAGTTACAGCTCAAAGTTACCTTCGACGAGTACAAGGAGATGTTCGGGGAGGCCATTGACAAGGTACAATGA